The region GGTGAAACAATTaattaaacaaaacaaataataaaaaacaaaaaaacaaagaaaaaatggGCCTACAGATGGGTAAGGCCCTAGAACCAGGGTGTTCAATCAGCCAAAACGCGCTTGGTCCTATTCAATGGCTAGCCCAACATTCTACAATGgattgggggggggggggggggggggggggagggaGTAAACATGGGTTATATGCAGCAAACAATAGCCAAGCCCATCCACTCAGGGCCCAcataaaaaatgaaatggaaatgaACACGTGGAAATTGGATTCAACAAGGTTAATGTGCACGTGGGGAATTAAGTGAAATTGAATTCAAAACGGAAAAACACGCCAGCCAGAGTGATGAACTCATGTTAACTTCAACCATACACCAACGTGGACCACCGTGCCGGAAATCAACTCCGACGGCGGTGGCCACGATAAATACAAACCAATCAAACCTACTTGTTCCCCTCATCCCAAATATCACGCTCAAAATTCCTGATTCTAAACCTAACTCCATATTCGATCTAAGATATCCAAGAACCCTAGAATCAATTCCATGAATTACATCCTAAATACGCAGATTCGAAGCCCCCAGGGTTGGGGATTTGAATCCTTTAGCCAACCTCTATATACTAGTAGCAAGAAACTGACAAAATGAAGAATTCGAGACTCACTGTGGCCGGAGATTTTTTAGAAGCTAATGACGATGAGGGACCTGCTTCCAGGTATTGGTCCTAATTCCTCTCTCTTACTCGAAATCTTCTTCTTCTAATTTTCTACTTTCTTTTTTTTACTTCTCTGAGGTGTTGATGGGATTTGAGTGATGTAGTGTGGTTCTGTGAATGATGATATTCAGTGATTGATAGTGGTGAAAGCTCAATTGAATGTTGAAGTTGGAGGTTATTTATGGAGGTTGAATCTGTGAGAGGGTGATGAAGACGATGGTGAGTGGGAGTGGAAGAGTGAAGAATGATTGGGAattaagagagagagagagagagagagagagaagggtTCTTGCAGAATGAAAATGATGGAGAATGATTCCAGATCCCTCAATGATTGGAGAGTGAATGATTTATAGGTTGTTAGGCTTTGGATATGTGCAATTTTATTATGAAAGTTGAGTGAAATTGATGAATTTGAGGTGAAAGATAGTTATTCTGTTTGTGGTTACTGTGGATCCCTAGGCAATCTAGTTGGCATGGTAATTAGTTGTTGTGGCAATGATATCAGTTCAACTAGAATGGCTAGGTTAGCTAAGTTATGTTAAATGAATGGTTCTTATATGATTATTTTTAGTGAATGGTTTAGTTGTACTGCCTTGGTTTTTGTTATGTTCCACTGATGTAAGAAATGGTTTTATGTTGATGCAAATGGACTTGCCCATGTTTTGTATTGCATTGTTGTCATGATTGGGCTAACTGATGGGAATTGTTGTTATTTGTTGCAGGTCAGGTTACAGGGTGGTTTGATCAAATTCAGGATCAGCTGCATTGGTTTTCTCCTTGGGCATGTGCAAGATAGCTATTGAACGAGGTTGTTGCAACATGTTGCAAGTTTATTTTGGCTCAGTTTTGTTTCAGCACCATTGACCTGGTTTGTGGTTGGTTTTGTTTTAATGCCCTTTGACTGCTTGTGATTGCCATGAATGGTACAAATGTCATGGTTGGTttgcattgatgttgtgattAGAACTAAATATGTTATGCTCATGTTGATGCAGGAAGGTCCATGGCATGATATGAATGTATTGTAGTTCAGTTCTGGCTTGGCCTTACAGCACACTCCATTTGGCTATTCTATATGGTTGCAGCTTGTGTTCTTGTGAAGTGATGGTCCTGCATGCAGCTTGGGGTTATTAGATGGTGTGTGACTTCATGTAGTTCTACAGCAGGTCGGCTCTATTTGGTTCATGGTTTTCCAGCAATACTTCATGGCTTATGTATTAATTCTACCTTTGTAATGGCATTGCTTTTTAGCTTGTGATTCATCCTGTCTTGTTTGTGCATTAGGATTACATGTGATCATGCTTGTGATTCATCCTTTGTAATGGCATTGCATTTTAGCTTGTGATTCATCCTGTCttgtatttttcatgtatgaACCTTTGTAATGACTTATAATGGATGGAATTTGATGTTTTACTATGAATAAGATTGATGTTTAGATGAACTTGATATGAACTTGAATGCATTTGACTTTGTATGGATATTTGAATGAGGAATGGATGAATCAATGGATAGACTTAACATGAATTATAACTTGGATTGACTCAAAATATTCTTAAAATATATTAAATGTTGAAAACATGGACATACATAAACCATGAACAAGAATTTGATTGAAGTGGGTGACTTAACGCACTAGCATGAATAACTTGAACATGCCTAAGATTAACATGAATGATGAATAAGACCAATGACTTAAGTGAATCATATTATCATGAAACAAAGCTCTTAGCATGGACCAAAAGCACAAAGAACTAGGACCTAAAAAAAGATCCATGGGCCAAACCAAAGGTATGACCAAGACACTAGGTATAAAGGTGACCCAGATGAAAGACCACAACGTGTACTTAGGCACAAACCAAGGGATACAAGCATATGATGCACAGGTGGGGCGTGAGGCCTATGAGATCAAGATCAATAGCCCAACATGAATAGCCATGCAAAAAGGATTATTGAATGAACCTTGACCATAAAGAATAAATCCATATAGGAATAATCATATGAAATTAGGGTTAGGAGGCCACCCACAAGGGCATGGGACCATATCCCCCTAGATTAGGGTTTCCATGAAGCATACTCCTTCAATCAAGGTGTTTGAATCACCCAAGATCCTTTACAGGCCCATCTCCAATGCATGATACTTCAACTATGGTTTAGATAGCCAATACAAGGCTCCAAGAGCATCCATAAGGCCACATAACCAAATcatcaaggaattagggtttgagaccccctGAGGAGTGCCATAGTTAAATCTTGTTGAATTCATGCTTCAATGAACCATGCAATTAGGGTTTTACCTCCCCTATACTCAGATGAATTGTCAAAGCCATGCCTTTGATCTTTGATTCACACACAAACCCTAGCTTGCGAGCCAAGAGCTTTGAATCTATAGTGATCAACCCGCTGGATGAATAATGCATATGAATGAGGCATGAATGCATACAGATGATTCATAAGCCAAGGATTGAATGAAAGTATGAAAATGGTAGggaaattttggggtatgacatttTCCTCTATTTAATCTACTTAAACCTGAATGGTCGAATTGCGAAAGCTTTTCGGATATTCAAGGTATGAGTGGATTAAATACCGAAGCATCTAAAAGTTTTCCCGTTGAGAATGGTCATATGAAATATCAGGATGACAGTTTGACTTTTATAGGTTCGTCTATTGGGATTTATTGATATTCGGTATGGATATTGAAAATGAGGGATATAATCTGCATGTTGCATGATGTATGCTTTATTTGCATGATGCATGAATGCTTCGTATGGTCATATGAATATCATTCACAGGGTATGGTATTTGGCATAGAGGAAACTTCGACTCGCCACCAATTATACCAAAGAAACAATTATTATGAGAACGTTGTGTATTAACACCACTGCTGGGGATCCTCATGGTCCTGCTGAAGAACACAAAGACACATGATCTAATTGTGCAGTCATCAAGACATTTCCAAATGTTCAAGTAAAAACTTTTGAACTACCGATCATCTTTTAGGATTCTTCGGGAGGTTAAAGCAATGCATCAGGTTTTATTTTAATGTAGCTTTTATTATTCCCCAAATTTTATAGCATTATGTGATAAAAATAAATCAGTTATTTCGCAAACAAAATGCAGGATAAATGAAAAAAGATTGATAAAAGAACTGAACTTTATTGATTATGAACAGATTTGTCCATATGATGCGTACAAGGATGCAAAAATCCTTAAAGAGGATAttgaaaaaattgaaaaaataaaagaaattgCAATGGGAAACATTCTTTTTGTATTTTTCCATTGATTACAATATTGGTTGTGATCCAATGTAGGATATGGATCCCAATACTTCACTTTAATTGACGATGATTGGATCGATCTTCGGCCGTCTGAGATCTAGGTGTGGCAAGGTAGGCTCAAGGAACATAGTCAAAtaatgcctttatccctaactttttcctggacaTTTTCTATTTTTTCCATCCACCGGGATGCTAATTattgcctaagttgccctttcggggtttcaacttagcgaactttatatttttatttgatccctaacttttgcttggacGGTTCATTTTTTGTTCCATCGGGATAACTATGTTTGCCTAGATTGATCTTGTGAAGGTCAATCTAGCGAATTGTTAtcatcatttctttttaggcataatatttttttacTATGTCAGCATTCACTAGTGATGGcaaatcttccccatccattgtAGTGAGGATTAGGGATCCACCTGAGAATGCCTTCTTAATGACGAAAGGTCATTCGTAGTTGGGAGCCCATTTGCCCCGAGAATCCGAGTGAATAGCCTAATATCTCTTGAGCACGACTTCTCCTGTGCAGTACTCATGAGGAAGAACTTTTTATTATTAAAATCTTGTTTGAGGCGTCTTTAGcataattgaccatggcacacAGATGTCAAACGTTTCTCTTCAATCAGGTTCATCTGATCATACCGAGATGGAACCCACTCAGCTTCATCAAAGTCAACCTCCATAATAACTCTGagtgaaggaatctcaacctcaATTGGCAAAACAGCTTGCATCTCATACACTAATAACTATGGAGTTGTCCTGGTGGATGCACGAACTGAGGTCTTGTAACCGTGTAGAgtgaagggtagcatctcatgccaatccttataagttcTAACCATTTTTTGGATAATTCttttgatgtttttattagcTGCTTCTACGGAACCATTCATCTTGGGCCGATATTAtgaagagttgtggtgctcgatcttaaattcttcgcacaactccttcatcatcttattgtttAGATTACTAGCATTGCcagtgatgatcttgctaggAATTTCATAACTACAACTTATCTTTTTCCTAATAAACCGAGTAACCACTTGTTGGGTGACATTGGCATATGAAGCAGCTCCAACCCACCTTataaagtaatcaatagcaactaGGATGAATTgatgaccattggaagcttttGGTTTTATCATCCCAATTATATCAATaccccacattgagaaaggccatGGAAACGTCAAAACATTCATCAGAGTTGGTGGCACAAAGATCTTGTCACCATATATTTGACATTTGCAACATCTTTTAACAAAGTTGTAACAGTTAACCTCCACCGTTGTCTAGTAATACCCAACCCGgagaatcttcttggccatagAAGGACCTTTCGCATGTACACCCTCGTAGCCTTCATGTATGGATTTTTGGATCGTGcttgcttcgtgtctatccatgcatctgagcaacGCGGGATCATAATTCCTCTTGAATAACACATCGTCGTTTAAGAAAAACTTGGAGGAAAGCATTCTCAAAGATTTCTTATCGGTAATAGATATACCCTCGGGATACTGTTGTTTCTCCAGAAATGTCTTTATGTCATAGAACCAGGGTTTATCATTCGGATCTGCATCAATTTCTAGACAATGTGTTGGTTCATCCGGGTGGTCAATATGGATAGCAtgtgcttcattcttccatttgaccTTGAACATGGATGCCAACATAGCTAGAGCGTCTACTAACTGATTTTCTTCCCTAGGGATATGATGAAAAGAAATTTCATCAAAGTAGGGAATCAATTTTCTAATATGCTCTTTATAAAGAATCAACTTGTTATCCCTAGTTTCCCAGTCACCCTTTACCTGACTGATTACCATAGCTGAATCTTCATATACTTCAAGAATTTTAATCCTTAAGTCAATGATCGCCTCAATACCAtagatacatgcctcatactcttccatattgttggtgcagtcGAAGAATAATCTAGCGGTAAATGGAAGGTGAAATCCAATCGGAGAAGTGATAATTGTGCCTATTCCATGACCACGAGCATTGGAAGCACCGTCGAACACAAGCTTCTATCGCGATCCTGGTTCGGGGCCTTCCTCGGGGCCTGGAATAGCATAATCTCTGataaacatgatgtcttcatctggaaagtcaaacctcaacgGTTGATAACCCCCCACAGGTAAATGAGCAAGGTAACCAGACATAATATCCCCTTTATCGCTTTCTGAGTCACATACTAGATATCGTACTCGGTCAATAATATTTGCCACCGAGCAATTCTACTAGTGACAAcaggcttttcaaatatgtactttatcggatccattttagatatcaatAAAGTAGTATGGCAAACCATGTATTGCCTCAGACGTCGAGCAACCCAAGCGAAAGCATAACAAGTCTTCTCTAAAAGTGAGTATCTGGTCTCACATTCAGTGAACTTCTTGCTGAGATAATATATTGCATGTTCTTTCTTGCCCGTGTCATCATGTTAAACCAAAATGCAGCCCATAGATTCATCGAGTACCGTGAGGTACATAATAAGAAGCCTACCAGGAACAGGTGGTATGAGGATAGCTGATTCTTGCAAATACTTCTTTATTTTGTTAAATTCCACTTGACAATCATTATCCCACACAATCGATTGATTCTTCCTCAACAATTTGAAGATCGGTTCGCAAGTAGCTGTTAAATGTGATATGAATATGGAGATATAATTCAGCCGACCAACGAAACCTCAGACTTCTTTTTTTGTTCGGGGAGGTGGCATATCTTGGATTGCTCGAACTTTTTCGAGATCAACCTCAATGCCTTTCTGACTGACTatgaaacccaacaacttaccagatCGGACCCCAAAAGTGCACTTTGTTGGATTCAATCGCAACTTGAACTTCCGGAGCCTCGAAAACAATTTCCTCGGGTGTTCCAAGTGATCCCTTCAGTTTTGGATTTGGCAATCATCTCGTCCAcgtaaacctcaatctctttgtgaatcatgtcgtgaaagaggGTTACCATGGCGCATTGATATGTTGTCTCTGCATTCTTCAAGCTGAACAACATTACTTTGTAGCAGTATGTTCCTCAAGGTGTGATAAAAGTTATCTTCTCCATATCATCGGGAGACATCTTTATCTGGTTATACCCTaagaaaccatccatgaaggaaaagaCAGAAAATTGAACTGTATTATCaacctgtagcacctcaaattttcaccctaccttttgtacattcattttatattaggtcattaacataacatggtccactgcataacattgcattgtccatttgcccaagtgcaagcccactgacaaattaggtcaaactggtcaggagaatcagtcaaacaagAAAGCATGTGCTATTTCCATTGgaacaaagccctatggttgatttatcaagttcatatggtctaaggatcattgtgaagtggtttggccaaggattggatgatcaaagctcatcagtcaagctgaatttcagctggaaccatagaaagtcaattgtggtcaactgtgcctgattttatggattggaaggcgtgagatggtttgagaggcctcattcatgtccatataagtctca is a window of Lathyrus oleraceus cultivar Zhongwan6 chromosome 6, CAAS_Psat_ZW6_1.0, whole genome shotgun sequence DNA encoding:
- the LOC127096119 gene encoding uncharacterized protein LOC127096119, with protein sequence MEEYEACIYGIEAIIDLRIKILEVYEDSAMVISQVKGDWETRDNKLILYKEHIRKLIPYFDEISFHHIPREENQLVDALAMLASMFKVKWKNEAHAIHIDHPDEPTHCLEIDADPNDKPWFYDIKTFLEKQQYPEGISITDKKSLRMLSSKFFLNDDVLFKRNYDPALLRCMDRHEASTIQKSIHEGYEGVHAKGPSMAKKILRVGYY